The Ramlibacter algicola genome segment TCTGCCAGGTGATCGGCTCGATGTAGGTGACGTCGGCCGTGGCCGGGTCCGTCATGATCGTCGCCGGGTTGCTGTTGATCAGGATGACCTTGTAGCCCTCCTCGCGCAGCGCCTTGCACGCCTGCACGCCCGAGTAGTCGAACTCGCAGGCCTGGCCGATGATGATCGGGCCCGCGCCGATGATGAGGATGCTCTTGATGTCTGTGCGCTTGGGCATGGCTTACTTCTTCTTCTGGTCCATCAGCGCGGTGAACTTGTCGAACAAGTAGCCGATGTCATGGGGTCCGGGGGAGGCTTCCGGGTGGCCCTGGAAGCAGAACGCGGGCCTGTCGGTGCGCTCGAGGCCCTGCAGGGTGCCGTCGAACAGCGAGACGTGCGTGGCCCGCATGTTCTTCGGCAGCGTCTTCTCGTCCACCGCGAAGCCGTGGTTCTGGCTGGTGATCGACACGCGGCCGTTGTCCAGGTCCTTGACCGGGTGGTTCGCGCCGTGGTGGCCGAACTTCATCTTGAACGTCTTGGCGCCCGAGGCGAGCGCGAGGATCTGGTGGCCCAGGCAGATGCCGAACGTGGGGTAGCCGTCCTCGACCAGCTCGCGTGTCGCGTCGACCGCGTAGTCGCACGGCTCCGGGTCGCCGGGGCCGTTGGACAGGAACACGCCGTCGGGCTGCAGCTTCCTCACTTCCGCGGCGGGCGTCTTCGCCGGCACCACGGTGACCTTGCAGCCGCGCTCGGCCAGCATGCGCAGGATGTTCTTCTTGACACCGTAGTCGAAGGCGACCACGTGGTACTTCGGCTGGTGCAGCTGGCCGTAGCCGCTGCCCAGCTTCCACTCGGTCTGGTCCCAGTCGTAGCTGCGCTGGACCGACACGTCCTTCGCGAGATCCAGGCCGGCCATCGCTGGCGCCTTGCGCGCCTCGGCCACCGCGCGCTCGATGACGGCGGGCGTGACTTCCTTGCCCTGCTCGAGGGCAACGATGCAGCCGTTCTGCGCGCCCTTGGTGCGCAGCAGGCGGGTGAGCTTGCGGGTGTCGATGTCGGCGATGCCGACGGTGTTCTCGCGCTGCAGGTACTGCGACAGCGTCATGTCGGCGCGGAAGCTCGACGCGACCAGCGGCAGGTCGCGGATGATCAGCCCGGCGGCATGGACCTTGGCGGCTTCGACGTCCTCGGCGTTGACCCCGTAGTTGCCGATGTGCGGGTACGTCAGCGTGACGATCTGCCGCTCGTAGCTGGGGTCGGTGAGGATTTCCTGGTAGCCGGTGAGTGCCGTGTTGAACACGACCTCGCCGCAGGTGGAGCCGGTGGCCCCGATCGAAGTGCCGACAAAGACCGTGCCGTCTGCGAGTGCCAGGATGGCGGGGGAGGAATCGCCCTGAGGGGACAGAAGCACTGGGTTCTCCGAAATCGGTATCGGGTACGCCCAAACCACAGCCGAAGGCCGGTGCCGTCGGTGTTGCTTTTGTTCAGGGGAGGAGCTTCGGCGGCGCTAGGCGTACGGTTTGCGGGAAAGCCGCTGATTATAGCTTGCGGCGCTGCTCCGAACTCTTCGATGGCTCAGCGCGCGGCACCGCTCGCGTGCAGGCAGATCGCGGCGGCCGCCGCGACGTTGAGCGACTCCTCGCCGCCGGGCTGCGCGATGCGCACCTGCAGCGTGGCGCGCGCCAGAAGGTCCGGCGACACGCCCTGCCCTTCGTGGCCGAACAGCCAGGCGCAGGGCCACGGCAGCTTGCCCTCGTGCAGCAGGCCGCCCTGGTGCGAACTGGTCGCGAGCAACGGCGCCCGCAACGCGTCGAGCAGCTGCTGCTCCGCGCCGTCGTGCAGCGCGAGCGCGAAATGCGCGCCCATCCCGGCGCGCAGCACCTTGGGCGACCACAGCGACGCGCTGCCCTTGAGCGCGACGACCTGGCGGAAGCCGAACGCCGCCGCGCTGCGCAGGATGGAACCGACGTTGCCGGCGTCCTGCACGCGGTCGAGGACGACGGTCGGCGCAAGAGGATCGAGCGCGGATGTCACGGGCACCGCCACCACCGCACCGACACGCGCCGGCGAGTCCAGCGTGCTCAACGCGTTGAACAGCGGATCGGCGAGTTCGAGACTCGCGGGCGCGGGAATGCGCAGCGCGCGCGGGCACGACTCGGCATGCACGGCCAACACCGGCACCACGCCGCGCGCGATCGCCGCGCGTGCGAGATGGTCGCCCTCGAGCCAGACGCGGCCCTGCTTTCGCCAGGCCGTGTTGTCCTGCGCCAGCTGGCGCAGCGCCTTGTACTGGGGATTGGCCGCCGACCGGACGACGGCAGGCGGCGACGTCACTGCACCACCGTGACGGTGACGCCGCCGGCCGGGTTCAGCGTCATGGTGGCCGCGACCGGCGCGAAGAACCGGCGGTGGTGCACGCAGGCGCCGTGCACCTTCAGGGCCTCGAGATGCTCGGGCGTGCTGTAGCCCTTGTGCGACGCGAAGCCGTATTGCGGGTACTGGTCGTGCAGTTCGGTCAGCAGCCGGTCGCGGTGGACCTTGGCGAGGATGGACGCGGCGGAAATCGCCTTGACCTTCGCGTCGCCGCCGACGATGGCTTCGGCCAGCACCTCGATGCGCGGCAGCGCGTTGCCGTCGACCAGCACCTTGGCGGGTTTCAGCCGCAGGCCCTCCACCGCGCGCTTCATGGCCAGCATCGTCGCGTGGTAGATGTTCAGCTGGTCGATCTCCTCGACGCTCGCCTGCGCGACCGAGCAGCACAGCGCCTTGTCCATGATCTGGTCGTACAGGCGCTCGCGCTGCAACGCGGTGAGCTGCTTGGAATCGTTGAGGCCGCGGATGCGCTTGGTGTCGTCGAGGATGACGGCGGCCGCGACGACCGGGCCCGCGAGCGGGCCGCGGCCCGCCTCGTCGACGCCGGCCATCAGGCCGACCGGGTCCCAGGCCAGGCGGGCCTGCTCAACTCTGGATAACTTCTTCGATCGCATGCGTGGCCAATGTCGCCGTGTCGCGCCGCAACTCGCCGTGCAGCGCCCTGAACCTCGTCCGGACCGCCGCCATTCTGCCCGGAGCCTCGAGCCAATCCAACAGCGCACGTGCAAGTGCTTGTGGGGTGGCGTCGTGCTGCAGCAACTCTGGCACGACGAATTCCCCGCACAGGATGTTCGGCAGCCCGACCCAGGGCTGCAGTTGCTTGCGGCGCATCAACGCATGCGTGATCGCGTTCACGCGGTACGAGATCACCATCGGCCGCTGGTACAGCGCGGCTTCCAGCGTGGCCGTGCCGCTGGCGATCAGCGTGAGATCGCAGGCGGCCAGCACATCGTGCGAGCGGCCGTCGACGATCGTGAGCACGTCCGGGTCCAGGCCGGCATACGCGGCCGCCGCTTCGATGCGGGCACGCAGCCTCGGGATCGCGGGGACGATGAACCGCACGCCCGGCCGCTGGCGGCGCAGCAGCACCGCGGCTTCGAAGAAGATGCCGGCCAGGCGCTGCACCTCGGCGGCGCGGCTGCCGGGCAGGATGGCGACGACCTCGCCGTCGCGCGCGAGCCCGAGGCTGGCGCGCGCCGCCGCCTGGTCCGGCTCGGCCGGGATGACGTTGGCCAGCGGATGGCCGACGTAGGTGGCCGGCACGCCGTGGCTGCGCAGCAGGTCGGGCTCGAACGGGAAGATGCACAGCACGTGGCCACAGGCGCGCCGGATCTTCTCGATGCGCTCGGGGCGCCACGCCCAGATGGACGGGCAGACGAAGTGCGCGGTGCGAACGCCGCGGTCGCGCAATTGCAATTCGAGGTCGAGGTTGAAGTCGGGCGCATCGACGCCGATGAACAGGTCCGGCGGGTCGGCCAGCAGCCGGTCGCGCAGCTGGCGGCGGATGCCCACCAGTTCGCGGTAGTGGCGCAGCACCTCGACGTAGCCGCTGACGGCGAGCTTCTCGTGCGGCCACCATGGCTGGAAGCCCTGCGCCTGCATGCGCGGGCCGCCGATGCCGGCCGATTGCAGTCCGGGCCAGCGGCCGCGCAGGCCGCCGAGCAGCAAGCCGGCCAGCAGGTCGCCGGATGCCTCGCCCGCGACCAGCGCGAAGCGCGGTGCACCGTCCATGGTCAGCGCGCGATGCCGCGCGTGGCCGCCGCGAGGAAGGCGCTCATCAGGGCGACATCCCCGGCGGCTTCCGGCATCTCGCCCGCGAGCGCGCCGATGGCGGCCTTGGCGTCGTCCAGGGTGCGCCCTTCGCGATACAGCAGCTTGTGCATCTTGCGCACGGCCGCGATGCGGGCATCGCTGAAGCCGCGCCGCTTGAGGCCGACGACGTTGACGCCGCGAACCGCCAGCGGGTTGCCGTCGACCAGCATGTACGGCGGGACGTCCTGCGACACCGCGCTCTGGAACCCGAGCATCGCGTGCGCGCCGACCTTGGTGAACTGGTGGATGCCGGTGAGGCCACCGATCGTCACCCAGTCGCCGATCTCGACGTGGCCGCCCAGCGTGCTGTTGTTGGCCATGGTGACGTTGTCGCCGACGACGCAGTCGTGGCCGACGTGCGTGTACGCCATGATCCAGTTGTCGTTGCCGATGCGGGTGACGGCCTTGTCCTGCACCGTGCCGACGTGCAGCGTGACGAACTCGCGGATGGTGTTGCGGTCGCCGATCACCAGCTGCGTCGGCTCGCCCTTGTACTTCTTGTCCTGGTTGGCCGCGCCGATGGAGCCGAACTGGAAGATTCGGTTGTCGCGCCCGATCGTCGTGTGCCCCTCGAGCACGACGTGCGCCGCGATGGTGGTGCCGGCCCCGACCTTCACGTCCGGGCCGATGACCGTGTACGGCCCCACCTCGACGCCGGCGTCGAGCTCGGCTTTCGGGTCGACGAGGGCCGTCGGGTGGATCTGCGCCATGCGGGCGGCTCCGCTCAGGCGATGGTGCGCATCGTGCACATCAGCTCGGCCTCGCAGGCGACCTCGTCGCCCACGCGCGTGACACCCTTGAACTTGTAGATGCCGGCCTTGTGGCGCAGCACCTCGACGTCCATCACGAGCTGGTCCCCCGGTTCGACCGGGCGCTTGAAGCGCGCGGCGTCGATGCCGGCGAAGTAGTAGACGGTCTTGTCGTCGGGCGTGACGCCCTGGCTGGCGAAGGACAGCAGCGCGGCCGCCTGCGCCATCGCCTCGAGCATCAGCACGCCCGGCATCACCGGGCGGTGCGGGAAGTGGCCGGTGAAGAACGGTTCGTTGATGGTGACGTTCTTGATCGCGCGGATGCTCTTGTCCTTCTCGACGGCGAGGACGCGGTCGACCATCAGGAACGGGTAGCGGTGCGGCAGCAGCTTGAGGATCTGGTGGATGTCGAGCATCAGGATTTCTTCTCGAGGTTGCGCACGCGTTCGCGCAAGGCGTGCAGCTGCTTGAGCGACGCGGCGTTCTTCTCCCAGGACGCATTGTCGTCGATGGGAAACACGCCGGTGTAGTGGCCGGGCTTGCGGATGGAGCGCGTGACCAGCGTGAACGAGTCGACGTGCACGTGGTCGGCGATGGTGAGGTGGCCCAGGATGCCGGCGCTGCCGCCGATGGTGCAGTGCGCGCCGATGGTGGCGCTGCCCGCGATGCCGACGCAGCCCGCGATGGCGGTGTGGTGGCCGATGCGCACGTTGTGGCCGACCTGGATCAGGTTGTCCAGCTTCACGCCGTCCTCGATCACCGTGTCGGCGAGCGCGCCTCGGTCGATGCAGGTGTTGGCGCCGATCTCGACGTCGTCGCCAATCGTGACGGCGCCCAGCTGCTCGATCTTGACCCACGCGCCCTGGTGCGGCGCGAAGCCGAAGCCGTCGGCGCCGATGACGACGCCCGGATGCAGCACGCAGCGGGCGCCGATGCGGCAGCCCTCGCCCACGTGCACGCGCGCCTTGAGCACCGTGCCCGGGCCGATGCGGGCGCCGCGCTCGACCACGCACAGCGCGCCGACGCGCGCCGACGGATCGACCACGGCATCGGCATCGATGACCGCGGTGGGATGGATGGCGGGGCCGGCCGGCGGCGCGCTACGCGCCTTCCACAGCTGGGTGGTGCGGGCGAAATAGAGATACGGGTCGTCGGCGACGATGGCGGCGCCGCGCGCGAGTGCGGCTTCACGCATCGCCGGGCCGACGATGACGCAGCCGGCCGCGCTGGCGGCCAGCTGCTGCTGGTAACGGGGGTTGCTCAGGAAGCTGAGCTGGGACGCGGTCGCCAGCTCGAGCGGCGCGAGGCCGTCGATGAGCGCGTCCCGGGACCCGTGGAGTTCGCCGCCGAGCGCATCGACCAGATCGCCCAGGCGCAGCTGCACGGCGGCCTCACTTGGCGGCGTTCAGCGCCTTGATCACCTTGTCGGTGATGTCGTACTTGGGGTTGATGTAGACCGCTTCCTGCACGATCAGGTCGAACTTCTCCTGCTCGGCGACCTGCCGCACGATGCGGTTGGCGCGGTCGAGGACCTGCTGCAGTTCCTCGTTCTTGCGGGCGTTGAGGTCCTCGGTGAACTCGCGGCGCTTGCGCTGGAACTCGCGGTCCTGGTCGACCAGCTGCTTCTGGCGCTGCTGGCGCTGGCTCTCGGACAGCGTCGGCGCTTCGCGCTCGTATTTGTCCGAGGCGGCCTTCAGCGTGTTGCCGAGGTCGTTGATTTCCTTCTCGCGGCGGGAGAACTCCGCCTCGAGCTTGGATTGCGCCGCCTTGGCGGTCTGGGCCTCGCGGAACACGCGGTCGGTGTTGACGAAGCCGATGCGGAGATCCTCCGCCAGCGCGGGCATGGACAGGGCGAGCCCGCCCAGGAGGGCGGCCACCGCGGAGCGGCTCAGGGACTTCATCAGAAGGAGGTTCCGATCTGGAATTGCAGGGGTTGGATTCTATCGCCCTCGAATTTGCGGAAGGGCTTGGCGTAGGCGATCCTCAGCGGTCCGACCGGCGAGATCCAGGAGAAGCCGATGCCGTAGGACGCGCGCAGCTCGTTCAGGCGCCACGGCTCGCTCTGGCTCCAGACGTTGCCGGCGTCGGTGAAGGCGAACAGCCGCAACGTGCGGTCGTTGCCGGCGCCCGGGAACGGGGCCAGCACCTCGCCGTTGAGGGTGATCTTGCGCTGGCCGCCGACGACGGCACCGGTGACGTCGCGCGGGCCCAGCGTGCCCTGTTCGAAACCGCGCACCGAGCCGAGGCCGCCGGAGTAGAAGTTCTTGAACACCGGGTACGGGTTGTTGCCGATCGCCTTGCCCAGCCCGAGCTCGCCGTTGAAGGCCAGGGTGAACTGCTTGGACAGCGCGATGAACTGCTGGTACTGGTAGCTGGCCCGGACGTAGTGCACGTCGCCCAGCAGGCCCAGTTCGCCGGACGCGCGCTGCATGCGGCCGCGGGTGGGCGCGAGCGCGCTGTCGCGCGTGTCGCGGCCCCAGCCGATGGTGAACGGCAGCAGCGTGCTGGTGTAGCCGATGCGCTCGGCGTACTCGAGGTAGTACGCCGGCATGTTGGTGCCCGGCTTGATCTGCGTGCGCTCGCCGCTCAGGCCGAAGAACACCGTGTCGAACTCGCTGAACGGCACGCCGAAGCGCAGGCCGGCGCCGCTGGTCGACAGCGAATAGTTGCCGCCCTGGTTCTCGTACGGCTTGGACGCGCGGTGGTACAGGTCGAACGTGCGGGAAATGCCGTCCTCGGTGAAGTACGGGTCCGTGTTGCTGAACACGAACGTCTGGTTGTACTTGCTCGTGTTGACGTCCAGGCCCAGGTACTGGCCGGAGCCGAACGCGTTTTCCTGCCGCACGGAGAAGCCCAACGCCAGCTTGTCGGCGCTGGAGAAGCCCGCCGACAGCTGCAGCGTGCCGGTCGGCTTCTCGGCGATGTTGACATTCAGGTCGACCTGGTCCGGCGCGCCGGGCACGTCGACCGTGTCGATGTTGACTTCCTTGAAGTAGCCCAGGCGGTCGACGCGGTCCTTGGACAGCTTGATCTTGTCGCCGTCGTACCAGCTCGACTCGAACTGGCGGAACTCGCGGCGGATCACCTCGTCGCGGGTGCGCGTGTTGCCGCCGATGTTGACCTTGCGCACGTAGGCGCGGCGCGACGGGTCGGCCACCAGCGTGATGGCCACGCGGTTGTTGGCGCGGTCGATGTCCGGGCGCGCCTCGACCTGCGCGAACGCGTAGCCGAAGGTGCCGAAGTAGTCCGTGAAGGCCTTGGTGGTCTGCGTCACCAGGTCGGCGTTGTAGGCCTCGCCGGGGACGATGCGCACCAGCGACTTGAACTCGTCGTCCTTGCCCAGGTAGTTGCCTTCCAGCTTGACGCCGGTGACCACGTAGCGCTGGCCCTCGGCGACGTTCACCGTGATGGTGATGTCCTGCTTGTCGGGCGAGATCGAGACCTGGGTCGAGTCGATGCGGAACTCGAGGTAGCCGCGCGACAGGTAGTACGAGCGCAGCGACTCCAGGTCGGCGTTGAGCTTGGTGCGCGAGTAGCGGTTGCTCTTGGTGTACCAGGACAGGAAGCCGCCGGTGTCCAGGTCGAACAGGCCGCGAAGCGTGCTCTCGCTGAAGGCCTTGTTGCCGACGATGCGGATGTCCTTGATGCGCGCGGGCTCGCCCTCGGTCACCGTGAACGTGAGGTTGACCCGGTTGCGCTCGACCGGCGTCATGGTGGTCACCACCTCGGCGCCGTACAGGCTCTTGTCGATGTACTGGCGGCGCAGTTCCTGCTCGGCGCGGTCGACCAGCGACTGGTCGTACGGGCGCCCCTCGGCGAGGCCGACTTCGCGCAGCGCCTTGCGCAGCGAGTCCTTGTCGAATTCCTTCAGGCCGGCGAAGTCGATCTCGGCGATGGAGGGACGCTCCTCGACGATCACCACCAGCACGTCGCCCGCGACCTCGAGGCGCACGTCCTTGAACAGGCCGAGCGCGAACAGCGAGCGGATGGCCGCCGTGCCCTTCTCGTCGCTGTACTGGTCGCCCACGCGCACCGGCATGGAGGCGAAGACGGTCCCGGGTTCGACCCGCTGCAGGCCCTCGATCCGGATGTCCCTCACGGTGAAGGGATCGACCGCCCATGCGTTGACGGCGAAAGCCGCAGCGACCATGCCCGACACGGTGCGCGCGCGCATGCGCAAGAACTGTTTTTTCATCGAATCCGAAGTGTCCCCGCCGGCCCGGGACCGGCCGCGGCCAGGCCGTGAGTTGTTGTGTGTGTCAACCGAAGAGACGCGTGACGTCGTTGAAGATGGCGATGGTCATCATCGCCAGCAGCACCGCCACTCCGCCGCGCTGCAGCCGCTCCATCCACACTTGCGGGATGCTTCGCCCAGTCACTGCCTCCCAAAGATAATACATCAGGTGCCCGCCATCCAAGACGGGCAGAGGCAGCAGGTTCAGGACGCCGAGGCTCACGCTGATCGCGGCGAGGAAGCCCAGGTATTGCAGCAGGCCCAGGCTCGCCGACTTGCCCGCGTATTCGGCGATCGTGAACGGGCCGCTCAGGTTCTTCAGCGACGCCTGGCCCAGGACCATGCGGCCCATCATGCGCAGCGTCAGCAGCGAATACTCGCCGGTCTTGATCGCCGCGAGCCGCAGGCCTTCGACCGGCCCGTGCCGCACCGTCGTCATCGCCGGCATCTCGCCCACGACGGCGTTGATGCGGGCGATGCGCTGGCCACCGACCGTTTCCAGCCGCGGCTGCACCTCGACGTCCAGCACGCGGCCTTCGCGCTGCACGCGCCAGGTCGCCGCGGCCGGCGTGCCGTCGGCGCCCTGCTTCGCGATCCACTCGCGCAGCTGCATCGCGTCACCGACTTCGGTGCCGCCCGCGCGCAGGACCAGGTCGCCGGCCTGCAGGCCGGCGCGCTCGGCGGGGCCGCCGGCGATGACCTCGCCGATGACCGGGCGCGAGAACGGCGTCAGCACGCCGATCCGGCGGAACAGCGCGGCGTCGGCCTCGCGCGGTTGCAGGGCCGCCAGCGGCAGCACCACGTCGCGCGCGCTGCTGCGGCCGTCGCCCACGACTTGCAGGCGCACGTCATGGCCATCGAGCGCGCCGCGCGTGATGAGCCAGCGCACCTCCTCGAACGACCGCACGGGCCTGGCCTCTTCGCCGTCGAACGAAGCCGCCCGCACGCGGTCGCCGACCTGGAGGCCGGCTTCTTGCGCCAGGGAGCCGGCGATGGGCGCGCCGAGCACGGGCTGCGGCTCCTGCTGGCCCCACCAGTTCAGGCCGGCGTACAGCAGCGTCGCGAGCACCAGGTTCGCCAGCGGGCCGGCGGCCACGATGGCCGCCCGCTTGCCGACCGGTTGCGTGTTGAAGGCGCGATGCCGCTCTTCGGGAGCGACGGGCCCCTCGCGCTCGTCCAGCATGCGCACGTAGCCGCCCAGCGGGATGGCGCCGATGACGAATTCGGTGTCCTGCCCCGGCCGCTGGCGGCGCGGCTTCCAGCTGCGCAGCGGCTTGCCGAAGCCGACCGAGAAGCGCAGCACCTTGACGCCGCAGGCGACCGCGACGCGGTAGTGGCCCCATTCATGGATGGCGATCAGCACGCCGAGCGCGACGATGAAGGCGGGAATCACGAGCATGCTGCCTCCCGTGCAGGGGTCAATGGAGCCGTGCGATGCGGTCGCGGGCGGTGCGCCGCGCGCTGGCGTCCAGCGCCAGCAGGTCCGCCAGCGCCTGAGGCTTGGAGGGAACCACCGCGTCCAAAGTTTCGACGTTCACGCGGTGGATGTGGTCGAAGCGGATGCGCCGGTCGAGGAAGGCGGCCACCGCCTCTTCGTTGGCCGCGTTCAGGACCGCCGTCGTGCCCGAGGGCGCGCGCAGCGCGTCCCAGGCCAGCTGCAATCCGGGGAAGCGTTCGCGGTGCCCCTTGCTGTCGAGCGACTCGAAGCTCATCGCGGCGAGTTGCGAGAAGTCCAGGGCGGCCGCGCCGGAGGGGATGCGCTCGGGCCACGCGAGGCCGTAGGCGATCGGCACGCGCATGTCCGGAGTGCCGAGCTGGGCCACCACCGAGTGGTCGCGGTACTGCACCATCGAGTGGATCACGCTCTGCGGATGGATGACGACGTCCAGGCGGTCGGGCGGCAAGCCGAACAGGTAGCGCGCCTCGATCACTTCCAGCGCCTTGTTCATCATGGTCGCCGAGTCGACCGAGATCTTGCGGCCCATGACCCAGTTCGGGTGCGCGCAGGCCTGCTCCGGCGTCACGTCGCGCAGCGACTGCGGATCACGCTCGCGGAACGGCCCGCCGGACGCCGTGAGGATGATGCGGTCGACGCGGTGGGGCCAGGAGGCGGGGTCTTCGGGCAGCGACTGGAAGATGGCCGAATGCTCGCTGTCGATCGGCAGCAGGCGCGCGCCGCCCTCCTGCACCGCCTGCAGGAACACGTCGCCACCGACGACCAGGGCTTCCTTGTTGGCCAGCAACAGGCGCTTGCCCGCGCGTGCGGCGGCGAGGCACGAAGACAGGCCCGCCGCACCGACGATGGCGGCCATCACGGTGTCGACGCGCTCGCCCGCGACCAGGTCGTCGAGCGCCGCGTCACCCGAGAGCACGCGCGTGGGCAGGCCTTCCGCGGCGACGCGTTCGGCCAGCGAATCGGCGGCGGCCGCGTCGGCCATGACCGCGAAGCGCGGCTTGAACCGCGCCACCTGCGCCAGCAGCGGCTCGACGCGCGAGCCGGCGCTGAGCACGGTGACTTCGAAGCGGTCCGGGTGGCGCGCGATCACGTCCAGCGTGTTGGCGCCGATGGAGCCGGTCGATCCGAGGATGGCGACGCGCTGCATCATCGGTTGGCCAGCGAGGCCAGCAGCATCGCCAGCGGCAGCGTCGGCAGCAATGCGTCGATGCGATCGAGCACGCCGCCGTGCCCGGGCAGCAGCTGGCTGGAGTCCTTCGCGCCGGCGCTGCGCTTGACGAGCGATTCGACCAGGTCGCCGACGACGCTCATGCCGGTGAGGAACAGCAGCGAGGGCAGCAGGAACCACCAGCCGGTGTGCGCGAGGCGCGAATAGAGGCTGGGCACGAACGTGCCCGAGTAGCGATCGGCCGCGATCCAGGCGAGCGCGAGGATCACGACGCCGAGCGCCCCGCCCCACACGCCTTCCCAGCTCTTGCCGGGGCTGATGGACGGCGCGAGCTTGCCCTTGGTGAATTTCAGCCCGAACGCCCGCCCGGCGAAATAGGCGCCGATGTCGGCGACCCACACGAGCACCAGCACCGACAGCAGGAAGTTGACGCCGACGGTGCGCGCCTGCGCCACCGCGAGCCACGCGAGCCACAGCGCGAGCACGCCGGCGGCCAGGCGCAGGCGGCGCGGCACGCGCGGCCAGCCTTCGACGCCGACACGCAGCAGCAGCGGCCCGGCGAGCGCCCAGCCGATGCCGCCCACCAGCCAGACCCACGGCAGCTCGCGCTCGGTCCAGCCCAGCGCCCAGGCGACGCCGCACAGCGCGACGCACAGCCCGCCGACGGAGACCGCGGCGACGGGACGGCAGTTGTTGAGCGTGGCGAACTCCCACGCGGCGGCGGCGATGAGGACCAGCGCGAGCGCGATGAAGGGCTGCGGCGTGCGCCAGAACAGCGCCGGCAGCAGGATGGCCAGCAGCACGACGGCCGTGATGACGCGCTGCTTCAGCATGCGAATCCGCGCGGGATCAGGCGGCCTTCTTGGCGGGCGAGCCGACCTGCTGCGAGGTCTTGCCGAAGCGGCGCTCGCGCTGCCCGAAATCGGCGATGGCCTCGTCCAGCGCGGCGGCGTCGAACTCGGGCCACAGCTTGTCGCTGAAGAACAGTTCCGAGTAGGCGGCCTGCCAGAGCAGGAAGTTGCTGATGCGCTTCTCGCCGCCGGTGCGGATCAGCAGGTCGGGGTCGGGCACGTGCGCCAATGCCATCTCGCCGTCAAGCGCCTTTTCGGTGATCGGCTCGCCACGCGCGGCGAGCTTGGCGGCGGCCTGCGCGATGTCCCAGCGGCCACCGTAGTTGAAGCAGATGTTGAACTGCAGGCGCGTGTTGGCGGCGGTGGCGGTTTCGGCCTGCGCCAGGCCGGCGCGCACCTTCTCGGACAGCGCGGACCGGTCGCCGACGAACTGGATGCGCACGCCCTCCGCCTTGAGCGCCGGCACCTCGCGGGCGAGCGCGACGGCCAGCAGTTCCATCAGGCCGGAGACTTCCTCCGGCGGCCGGTTCCAGTTCTCGGACGAGAACGCGAACACCGTCAGCACCTTGACGCCACGCTCGCCGCAGTGGCGGACGCAGGCGCGCAGGGCGTCGACGCCCTTCTTGTGGCCGGCCACGCGCGGCAGGAAGCGCCGCGTCGCCCAGCGGCCGTTGCCATCCATGACG includes the following:
- the carA gene encoding glutamine-hydrolyzing carbamoyl-phosphate synthase small subunit, whose protein sequence is MLLSPQGDSSPAILALADGTVFVGTSIGATGSTCGEVVFNTALTGYQEILTDPSYERQIVTLTYPHIGNYGVNAEDVEAAKVHAAGLIIRDLPLVASSFRADMTLSQYLQRENTVGIADIDTRKLTRLLRTKGAQNGCIVALEQGKEVTPAVIERAVAEARKAPAMAGLDLAKDVSVQRSYDWDQTEWKLGSGYGQLHQPKYHVVAFDYGVKKNILRMLAERGCKVTVVPAKTPAAEVRKLQPDGVFLSNGPGDPEPCDYAVDATRELVEDGYPTFGICLGHQILALASGAKTFKMKFGHHGANHPVKDLDNGRVSITSQNHGFAVDEKTLPKNMRATHVSLFDGTLQGLERTDRPAFCFQGHPEASPGPHDIGYLFDKFTALMDQKKK
- a CDS encoding OmpH family outer membrane protein; protein product: MKSLSRSAVAALLGGLALSMPALAEDLRIGFVNTDRVFREAQTAKAAQSKLEAEFSRREKEINDLGNTLKAASDKYEREAPTLSESQRQQRQKQLVDQDREFQRKRREFTEDLNARKNEELQQVLDRANRIVRQVAEQEKFDLIVQEAVYINPKYDITDKVIKALNAAK
- the fabZ gene encoding 3-hydroxyacyl-ACP dehydratase FabZ, which produces MLDIHQILKLLPHRYPFLMVDRVLAVEKDKSIRAIKNVTINEPFFTGHFPHRPVMPGVLMLEAMAQAAALLSFASQGVTPDDKTVYYFAGIDAARFKRPVEPGDQLVMDVEVLRHKAGIYKFKGVTRVGDEVACEAELMCTMRTIA
- the rnhB gene encoding ribonuclease HII produces the protein MRSKKLSRVEQARLAWDPVGLMAGVDEAGRGPLAGPVVAAAVILDDTKRIRGLNDSKQLTALQRERLYDQIMDKALCCSVAQASVEEIDQLNIYHATMLAMKRAVEGLRLKPAKVLVDGNALPRIEVLAEAIVGGDAKVKAISAASILAKVHRDRLLTELHDQYPQYGFASHKGYSTPEHLEALKVHGACVHHRRFFAPVAATMTLNPAGGVTVTVVQ
- the lpxB gene encoding lipid-A-disaccharide synthase, coding for MDGAPRFALVAGEASGDLLAGLLLGGLRGRWPGLQSAGIGGPRMQAQGFQPWWPHEKLAVSGYVEVLRHYRELVGIRRQLRDRLLADPPDLFIGVDAPDFNLDLELQLRDRGVRTAHFVCPSIWAWRPERIEKIRRACGHVLCIFPFEPDLLRSHGVPATYVGHPLANVIPAEPDQAAARASLGLARDGEVVAILPGSRAAEVQRLAGIFFEAAVLLRRQRPGVRFIVPAIPRLRARIEAAAAYAGLDPDVLTIVDGRSHDVLAACDLTLIASGTATLEAALYQRPMVISYRVNAITHALMRRKQLQPWVGLPNILCGEFVVPELLQHDATPQALARALLDWLEAPGRMAAVRTRFRALHGELRRDTATLATHAIEEVIQS
- a CDS encoding TrmH family RNA methyltransferase; this translates as MTSPPAVVRSAANPQYKALRQLAQDNTAWRKQGRVWLEGDHLARAAIARGVVPVLAVHAESCPRALRIPAPASLELADPLFNALSTLDSPARVGAVVAVPVTSALDPLAPTVVLDRVQDAGNVGSILRSAAAFGFRQVVALKGSASLWSPKVLRAGMGAHFALALHDGAEQQLLDALRAPLLATSSHQGGLLHEGKLPWPCAWLFGHEGQGVSPDLLARATLQVRIAQPGGEESLNVAAAAAICLHASGAAR
- the lpxD gene encoding UDP-3-O-(3-hydroxymyristoyl)glucosamine N-acyltransferase translates to MQLRLGDLVDALGGELHGSRDALIDGLAPLELATASQLSFLSNPRYQQQLAASAAGCVIVGPAMREAALARGAAIVADDPYLYFARTTQLWKARSAPPAGPAIHPTAVIDADAVVDPSARVGALCVVERGARIGPGTVLKARVHVGEGCRIGARCVLHPGVVIGADGFGFAPHQGAWVKIEQLGAVTIGDDVEIGANTCIDRGALADTVIEDGVKLDNLIQVGHNVRIGHHTAIAGCVGIAGSATIGAHCTIGGSAGILGHLTIADHVHVDSFTLVTRSIRKPGHYTGVFPIDDNASWEKNAASLKQLHALRERVRNLEKKS
- the lpxA gene encoding acyl-ACP--UDP-N-acetylglucosamine O-acyltransferase, whose translation is MAQIHPTALVDPKAELDAGVEVGPYTVIGPDVKVGAGTTIAAHVVLEGHTTIGRDNRIFQFGSIGAANQDKKYKGEPTQLVIGDRNTIREFVTLHVGTVQDKAVTRIGNDNWIMAYTHVGHDCVVGDNVTMANNSTLGGHVEIGDWVTIGGLTGIHQFTKVGAHAMLGFQSAVSQDVPPYMLVDGNPLAVRGVNVVGLKRRGFSDARIAAVRKMHKLLYREGRTLDDAKAAIGALAGEMPEAAGDVALMSAFLAAATRGIAR